The following are encoded together in the Phyllopteryx taeniolatus isolate TA_2022b chromosome 21, UOR_Ptae_1.2, whole genome shotgun sequence genome:
- the sdc3 gene encoding syndecan-3 isoform X1, whose translation MRLRNGAADVDRSAVVIGCAGNLAIEGQTWSPVDDEGSTADDFYDDEDLYSGSGSGFPDISVRPTSVSVSFTTEDPVPLSTTQATSPAPSAAPAAEPSADPDPAVAGSATAAAAVATVATSTVPAGTLLPTETDGESGAFWELESEKEKQLERERERERERERERERVREMERQQEREREREQERERERQRERERERELERLRAAAAAARTTAAPKSSAPVAVVTTATPAEEEEEDVYLSPEPTPLYPGSDAGATTREDASTAGEPTATATPAATPAVTLKTRFPVRPRVPVAAPTARSARPPQPTTTQARADEGNNELAAVGPSGDFEIREDQRNDLGRGLAPEDPDLLGNTVDGGSSAAQLPQKNILERKEVLIAVIVGSVVGALFAAFLVMLLVYRMKKKDEGSYTLEEPKQATVTYQKPDKQEEFYA comes from the exons ATGAGGTTGCGCAATGGCGCCGCCGACGTCGACAGGAGCGCGGTTGTGATTGGTTGTGCGGGGAACTTGGCGATAGAG GGCCAGACGTGGTCGCCCGTCGATGACGAAGGCTCCACGGCCGACGACTTCTATGACGATGAGGACCTCTACTCGGGATCCGGCTCTggat TTCCCGACATCAGCGTGAGGCCGACGTCGGTGTCCGTGTCCTTCACCACGGAGGATCCCGTCCCGCTGTCCACCACGCAGGCCACCAGCCCCGCCCCGTCCGCCGCGCCCGCGGCCGAGCCCTCCGCCGACCCGGACCCCGCCGTCGCCGGttccgccaccgccgccgccgccgtcgccacCGTGGCCACCTCCACCGTGCCCGCCGGCACTCTCCTACCCACGGAAACGGACGGCGAGAGCGGTGCATTCTGGGAATTGGAGTCGGAGAAGGAGAAGCAGCTGGAACGCGAGCGGGAACGGGAACGGGAGCGGGAACGGGAGCGCGAGCGGGTCCGAGAGATGGAGCGCCAACAGGAgcgtgagcgagagagagaacagGAGCGCGAACGAGAACGGCAACGAGAGCGGGAGAGGGAGCGCGAGCTGGAGCGCTTacgggccgccgccgccgccgcccgaaCCACCGCCGCCCCCAAATCCTCAGCCCCCGTCGCCGTCGTGACAACAGCGACGCctgctgaagaagaagaagaggacgtGTACCTGTCGCCTGAGCCCACGCCGCTCTACCCGGGGTCGGACGCCGGCGCCACCACAAGGGAGGACGCCTCCACCGCGGGGGAGCCCACCGCGACCGCCACGCCCGCCGCCACCCCGGCCGTCACCCTCAAGACCAGGTTCCCCGTCAGGCCGCGGGTTCCCGTGGCAGCGCCCACGGCGAGGAGCGCACGCCCGCCGCAGCCGACCACCACACAG GCGCGCGCGGACGAGGGCAACAACGAACTGGCCGCCGTGGGGCCCAGCGGCGACTTCGAGATCCGCGAGGACCAGCGCAACGACTTGGGCCGGGGCCTGGCGCCGGAGGATCCGGATCTGCTCGGCAACACGGTGGACGGCGGCAGCTCGGCCGCGCAGCTCCCGCAGAAGAACATCCTGGAAAGGAAGGAAGTCTTGATAG CGGTCATCGTCGGCAGCGTGGTGGGCGCCCTGTTCGCCGCCTTCCTGGTCATGCTGCTGGTGTACCGCATGAAGAAAAAGGATGAGGGCAGCTACACGCTGGAGGAGCCCAAGCAGGCCACCGTCACCTACCAGAAGCCGGACAAGCAGGAGGAGTTTTACGCGTAA
- the sdc3 gene encoding syndecan-3 isoform X2: protein MRLLLPGSLLLLAAHVAAGQTWSPVDDEGSTADDFYDDEDLYSGSGSGFPDISVRPTSVSVSFTTEDPVPLSTTQATSPAPSAAPAAEPSADPDPAVAGSATAAAAVATVATSTVPAGTLLPTETDGESGAFWELESEKEKQLERERERERERERERERVREMERQQEREREREQERERERQRERERERELERLRAAAAAARTTAAPKSSAPVAVVTTATPAEEEEEDVYLSPEPTPLYPGSDAGATTREDASTAGEPTATATPAATPAVTLKTRFPVRPRVPVAAPTARSARPPQPTTTQARADEGNNELAAVGPSGDFEIREDQRNDLGRGLAPEDPDLLGNTVDGGSSAAQLPQKNILERKEVLIAVIVGSVVGALFAAFLVMLLVYRMKKKDEGSYTLEEPKQATVTYQKPDKQEEFYA from the exons GGCCAGACGTGGTCGCCCGTCGATGACGAAGGCTCCACGGCCGACGACTTCTATGACGATGAGGACCTCTACTCGGGATCCGGCTCTggat TTCCCGACATCAGCGTGAGGCCGACGTCGGTGTCCGTGTCCTTCACCACGGAGGATCCCGTCCCGCTGTCCACCACGCAGGCCACCAGCCCCGCCCCGTCCGCCGCGCCCGCGGCCGAGCCCTCCGCCGACCCGGACCCCGCCGTCGCCGGttccgccaccgccgccgccgccgtcgccacCGTGGCCACCTCCACCGTGCCCGCCGGCACTCTCCTACCCACGGAAACGGACGGCGAGAGCGGTGCATTCTGGGAATTGGAGTCGGAGAAGGAGAAGCAGCTGGAACGCGAGCGGGAACGGGAACGGGAGCGGGAACGGGAGCGCGAGCGGGTCCGAGAGATGGAGCGCCAACAGGAgcgtgagcgagagagagaacagGAGCGCGAACGAGAACGGCAACGAGAGCGGGAGAGGGAGCGCGAGCTGGAGCGCTTacgggccgccgccgccgccgcccgaaCCACCGCCGCCCCCAAATCCTCAGCCCCCGTCGCCGTCGTGACAACAGCGACGCctgctgaagaagaagaagaggacgtGTACCTGTCGCCTGAGCCCACGCCGCTCTACCCGGGGTCGGACGCCGGCGCCACCACAAGGGAGGACGCCTCCACCGCGGGGGAGCCCACCGCGACCGCCACGCCCGCCGCCACCCCGGCCGTCACCCTCAAGACCAGGTTCCCCGTCAGGCCGCGGGTTCCCGTGGCAGCGCCCACGGCGAGGAGCGCACGCCCGCCGCAGCCGACCACCACACAG GCGCGCGCGGACGAGGGCAACAACGAACTGGCCGCCGTGGGGCCCAGCGGCGACTTCGAGATCCGCGAGGACCAGCGCAACGACTTGGGCCGGGGCCTGGCGCCGGAGGATCCGGATCTGCTCGGCAACACGGTGGACGGCGGCAGCTCGGCCGCGCAGCTCCCGCAGAAGAACATCCTGGAAAGGAAGGAAGTCTTGATAG CGGTCATCGTCGGCAGCGTGGTGGGCGCCCTGTTCGCCGCCTTCCTGGTCATGCTGCTGGTGTACCGCATGAAGAAAAAGGATGAGGGCAGCTACACGCTGGAGGAGCCCAAGCAGGCCACCGTCACCTACCAGAAGCCGGACAAGCAGGAGGAGTTTTACGCGTAA
- the LOC133470913 gene encoding homeobox protein unc-4 homolog isoform X1: MDEDLSQPFGCPSLLCEELETKGSQEMKKTSEEGEEEDLRDEEDGENEGEASERAPQEEADAKNVTKVDHGSPEQKNSRRSRTKKPNQCPKNKKGEKDAVEDKPEAAPVTSEENSALTEPPVGLTSACDLSEPVYLGCGGSGPEGPPAPVPVVDSSQNSVPMQPASTKRPPSPLLQQTVSQHPPEPLEMEITQVYSTRRSIRYSTRGRGRAPNFPLLPELESMAGCLLPPPPKKKTRTFYSTDQLEHLEALFQEDHYPDAEKRKAIAASVGVTPQRIMVWFQNRRAKWRKAERLVSSKAEQRHSRGRWSPARPHTLPAVPNMAATASSTGAPVVPGHFGTKMPTLEPVRPFTTLSTHTLSSVSHLLATSPGQSRMKEQPDFHPRPMRSPPPLRRASLPPLAAAAYDLNTPPPPPLFVDDGASLAHCDSQALQTDASSLFDFADKLDYLAPGHQSNAQLSFQLPTSCPPGQLQQQQQTSTSLPPRVAFLTPSPYLTPNPSDAISTSYFTFGPAGNSTGGVTYSMGGHSYVKSQGGGQILLQPTNHHGGMASYQSYPWANVYAQPSVRQLAPNYPAGFTGAAARDLQMASSSANVSTCFQRTFPHDGTTVLPPVSSLQPSRLRAESGMAAKGAAVAPLLPSQASPGSLCSPVAPSCVKIEYDSPREIHSHFHCDFSPIQF, from the exons ATGGACGAAGATTTAAGCCAACCATTTG GCTGTCCGAGTCTCCTTTGTGAGGAGCTGGAAACCAAAGGCAGCCAGGAGATGAAGAAGACCAGTGAGGAAGGTGAGGAGGAGGATCTGAGGGATGAAGAAGATGGAGAGAACGAAGGCGAAGCCAGTGAGAGAGCGCCGCAGGAAGAGGCGGACGCCAAAAATGTCACTAAAGTGGACCACGGGAGTCCCGAGCAGAAGAACAGTAGAAGGAGTCGAACGAAGAAGCCCAACCAGTGCCCGAAGAACAAAAAAGGGGAGAAGGACGCCGTCGAGGACAAACCCGAAGCGGCGCCGGTGACCTCCGAGGAGAACTCTGCTCTGACGGAGCCCCCCGTCGGACTCACGAGCGCCTGCGACCTGTCTGAGCCAGTCTACCTGGGCTGTGGCGGCTCGGGTCCGGAAGGGCCCCCGGCTCCCGTCCCCGTGGTGGACTCGTCCCAGAACTCCGTCCCCATGCAGCCCGCCTCGACCAAGAGGCCGCCCAGCCCCCTTTTACAACAAACCGTGTCCCAGCACCCCCCGGAACCGCTAGAG ATGGAGATCACCCAGGTGTACTCCACCCGTCGCTCCATCCGTTACAGCACCCGCGGTCGGGGCCGGGCCCCCAACTTCCCGCTGCTCCCCGAGCTGGAGAGCATGGCGGGCTGcctgctgccgccgccgcccaaAAAGAAGACGAGGACGTTTTACAGCACCG atcAGTTGGAGCACTTGGAGGCCTTGTTCCAGGAGGACCACTACCCTGATGCTGAGAAGAGGAAAGCTATCGCCGCATCAGTTGGCGTCACTCCTCAGAGGATTATG GTGTGGTTTCAGAATCGCCGAGCCAAGTGGCGTAAAGCGGAACGCTTAGTGTCGAGTAAAGCCGAACAGCGGCACAGCAGGGGCAGGTGGAGCCCCGCCCGCCCACACACCCTCCCCGCAGtgcccaacatggccgccaccgCAAGCAG CACGGGGGCGCCTGTGGTCCCCGGACactttggcaccaagatgccgaCGCTGGAGCCTGTGCGACCTTTCACCACACTGTCCACGCACACCTTGTCCTCCGTCAGCCACCTGCTGGCCACCAGTCCAG GTCAGTCCAGAATGAAAGAGCAGCCCGACTTCCACCCCCGCCCCATGCGCAGCCCTCCCCCCCTGAGACGAGCCAGCCTCCCCCccctcgccgccgccgcctacgacctcaacacgccgccgccgcctcctctcTTTGTGGACGACGGCGCTTCCTTGGCCCACTGCGACAGCCAGGCTCTGCAGACGGACGCCAG TTCTCTGTTCGACTTCGCCGACAAACTGGACTATCTTGCGCCCGGCCATCAGAGCAACGCTCAGCTGTCCTTCCAGCTGCCGACGTCTTGCCCGCCCGggcagctgcagcagcagcagcaaaccTCCACGTCTCTGCCACCCCGCGTGGCCTTTCTCACCCCCTCGCCCTACCTCACCCCCAACCCTTCAGACGCCATCTCCACCTCCTACTTCACCTTCGGCCCTGCGGGGAACTCCACCGGCGGAGTCACCTATTCCATGGGGGGCCACTCCTACGTGAAGTCGCAGGGCGGGGGCCAGATTTTGTTGCAGCCCACCAACCATCACG GTGGCATGGCGTCCTACCAGTCGTACCCTTGGGCTAACGTGTACGCCCAGCCTAGCGTTCGCCAACTGGCTCCCAATTACCCCGCCGGATTCACCGGCGCCGCCGCCCGGGACCTCCAGATGGCCTCGTCCTCCGCCAACGTGTCCACGTGCTTCCAACGCACGTTCCCGCATGACGGCACCACCGTCCTCCCGCCCGTGTCCAGCTTGCAGCCGTCCCGCCTCAGGGCCGAGAGCGGGATGGCGGCAAAGGGGGCGGCGGTGGCCCCTCTGCTCCCCTCGCAGGCCAGCCCCGGCTCCCTTTGCAGCCCGGTGGCGCCTTCTTGTGTCAAGATTGAGTATGACAGCCCACGAGAGATTCATAGCCACTTCCACTGTGACTTCTCTCCCATTCAATTTTGa
- the LOC133470913 gene encoding homeobox protein unc-4 homolog isoform X2 has translation MKKTSEEGEEEDLRDEEDGENEGEASERAPQEEADAKNVTKVDHGSPEQKNSRRSRTKKPNQCPKNKKGEKDAVEDKPEAAPVTSEENSALTEPPVGLTSACDLSEPVYLGCGGSGPEGPPAPVPVVDSSQNSVPMQPASTKRPPSPLLQQTVSQHPPEPLEMEITQVYSTRRSIRYSTRGRGRAPNFPLLPELESMAGCLLPPPPKKKTRTFYSTDQLEHLEALFQEDHYPDAEKRKAIAASVGVTPQRIMVWFQNRRAKWRKAERLVSSKAEQRHSRGRWSPARPHTLPAVPNMAATASSTGAPVVPGHFGTKMPTLEPVRPFTTLSTHTLSSVSHLLATSPGQSRMKEQPDFHPRPMRSPPPLRRASLPPLAAAAYDLNTPPPPPLFVDDGASLAHCDSQALQTDASSLFDFADKLDYLAPGHQSNAQLSFQLPTSCPPGQLQQQQQTSTSLPPRVAFLTPSPYLTPNPSDAISTSYFTFGPAGNSTGGVTYSMGGHSYVKSQGGGQILLQPTNHHGGMASYQSYPWANVYAQPSVRQLAPNYPAGFTGAAARDLQMASSSANVSTCFQRTFPHDGTTVLPPVSSLQPSRLRAESGMAAKGAAVAPLLPSQASPGSLCSPVAPSCVKIEYDSPREIHSHFHCDFSPIQF, from the exons ATGAAGAAGACCAGTGAGGAAGGTGAGGAGGAGGATCTGAGGGATGAAGAAGATGGAGAGAACGAAGGCGAAGCCAGTGAGAGAGCGCCGCAGGAAGAGGCGGACGCCAAAAATGTCACTAAAGTGGACCACGGGAGTCCCGAGCAGAAGAACAGTAGAAGGAGTCGAACGAAGAAGCCCAACCAGTGCCCGAAGAACAAAAAAGGGGAGAAGGACGCCGTCGAGGACAAACCCGAAGCGGCGCCGGTGACCTCCGAGGAGAACTCTGCTCTGACGGAGCCCCCCGTCGGACTCACGAGCGCCTGCGACCTGTCTGAGCCAGTCTACCTGGGCTGTGGCGGCTCGGGTCCGGAAGGGCCCCCGGCTCCCGTCCCCGTGGTGGACTCGTCCCAGAACTCCGTCCCCATGCAGCCCGCCTCGACCAAGAGGCCGCCCAGCCCCCTTTTACAACAAACCGTGTCCCAGCACCCCCCGGAACCGCTAGAG ATGGAGATCACCCAGGTGTACTCCACCCGTCGCTCCATCCGTTACAGCACCCGCGGTCGGGGCCGGGCCCCCAACTTCCCGCTGCTCCCCGAGCTGGAGAGCATGGCGGGCTGcctgctgccgccgccgcccaaAAAGAAGACGAGGACGTTTTACAGCACCG atcAGTTGGAGCACTTGGAGGCCTTGTTCCAGGAGGACCACTACCCTGATGCTGAGAAGAGGAAAGCTATCGCCGCATCAGTTGGCGTCACTCCTCAGAGGATTATG GTGTGGTTTCAGAATCGCCGAGCCAAGTGGCGTAAAGCGGAACGCTTAGTGTCGAGTAAAGCCGAACAGCGGCACAGCAGGGGCAGGTGGAGCCCCGCCCGCCCACACACCCTCCCCGCAGtgcccaacatggccgccaccgCAAGCAG CACGGGGGCGCCTGTGGTCCCCGGACactttggcaccaagatgccgaCGCTGGAGCCTGTGCGACCTTTCACCACACTGTCCACGCACACCTTGTCCTCCGTCAGCCACCTGCTGGCCACCAGTCCAG GTCAGTCCAGAATGAAAGAGCAGCCCGACTTCCACCCCCGCCCCATGCGCAGCCCTCCCCCCCTGAGACGAGCCAGCCTCCCCCccctcgccgccgccgcctacgacctcaacacgccgccgccgcctcctctcTTTGTGGACGACGGCGCTTCCTTGGCCCACTGCGACAGCCAGGCTCTGCAGACGGACGCCAG TTCTCTGTTCGACTTCGCCGACAAACTGGACTATCTTGCGCCCGGCCATCAGAGCAACGCTCAGCTGTCCTTCCAGCTGCCGACGTCTTGCCCGCCCGggcagctgcagcagcagcagcaaaccTCCACGTCTCTGCCACCCCGCGTGGCCTTTCTCACCCCCTCGCCCTACCTCACCCCCAACCCTTCAGACGCCATCTCCACCTCCTACTTCACCTTCGGCCCTGCGGGGAACTCCACCGGCGGAGTCACCTATTCCATGGGGGGCCACTCCTACGTGAAGTCGCAGGGCGGGGGCCAGATTTTGTTGCAGCCCACCAACCATCACG GTGGCATGGCGTCCTACCAGTCGTACCCTTGGGCTAACGTGTACGCCCAGCCTAGCGTTCGCCAACTGGCTCCCAATTACCCCGCCGGATTCACCGGCGCCGCCGCCCGGGACCTCCAGATGGCCTCGTCCTCCGCCAACGTGTCCACGTGCTTCCAACGCACGTTCCCGCATGACGGCACCACCGTCCTCCCGCCCGTGTCCAGCTTGCAGCCGTCCCGCCTCAGGGCCGAGAGCGGGATGGCGGCAAAGGGGGCGGCGGTGGCCCCTCTGCTCCCCTCGCAGGCCAGCCCCGGCTCCCTTTGCAGCCCGGTGGCGCCTTCTTGTGTCAAGATTGAGTATGACAGCCCACGAGAGATTCATAGCCACTTCCACTGTGACTTCTCTCCCATTCAATTTTGa